The DNA segment CCATCTCTCAGTTTTTAAATAATGATCTCTGGCAAAAGGGTTTTATCCAAATGGATGCATCGGCAGAGAAGAAATTCAAGAACAACCTGAGCGTATTTGTTAAAGCCGGAAACCTGTTGAATACGCCATTAAAATTATTCATCAAAGGAACGAATGAGAAAAACTTACAAACCACTGCTCAGGAATTTGATGGCAATACCCTCATTCGTAACGATTATTACAAACAAAATTATTTATTAGGCCTTCGCTATAAATTATAAAAGACATGAAAGCAACACAACTATTTATCTGCCTGGCTTTAACCGCAGCACTTTTTGCAGGATGTAAGAAAGCCAATAGTGACGTAGATCCGGATACCGGCAATGGTACCATTTCGGGAGAGGCATCCGGAGTCTGGAAAAAAGGAAGTACCCAGCTGATTAAAGGTGACATCATCATCCCGGAAGGACAATCTTTAACGATTGAAGAAGGTGTTACTGTGCTCATGGATACCCTTGCAAAACCAGAGATCATTGTAAAGGGAAATCTTTATGCACAGGGAACTTCAGAATTTCCAATCCGATTTACGGTAGCAGAAGGGGCCAGAACTAAAGAATTTGGTCGTTTGTGGGGAGGGATTCTTGCAGCCCCAAGTTGTCAGGAGTTATTATTAGACCATACCATTATTGAATATGCCGGAGCAACGACTTCAGATGCTTCCACCTCAGTAAAACAGAACCTGTACAAAGGAAAAGCTGGAGAGAACCTGCCTGCGCTCTGGTTTGCCAATGTCAACGGAAAGCTGGTCGTAACCAATAGCATCTTCAGAAATCTACAGGAAGACTGTACCTATATTGATGGAGGGAAAATCATTTTTTCCAATAATAAATTCTACACAACCGGAGTGTCCGGTGGCGAGGCCATTAACCTGAAATCCGGTTGTGTGGCAGATGTGGCCTATAACCTGATCTATAGTGCAAATACCAATGCCCTGAAGCTTTCGAACAGCGGCGACCGTACGCCACAGGCCTATGTGATGGTGTATAACAATACCATGGTCAATACCGGATGGCGCAGACCCACTGCTAAAGGGGGCTCAATATGGGTAGAAGCAACCGTACGCGTTGAGGTCTTTAACAATCTCTTCGCCAATACCCGCTTCGGCATTAAAAGAGACACTAAAAAAGCAGAAGACAAAAGATCCCTGTTCGGGAATAACCTTTACTATGGAAATAGTCAGGTTACCGTAGACCAGTTTCAGCCTTCTGCTGATATCATTGCAGGAACGAACGACATCATTGGTAAAACGGCAGGATTGAACGATCCTAAATTTGTAAATTACCCTTTAACCACTCTTGTTAACAATGCGACCTTTACTCCGGCATGGGATTTCCACCTTCAGGCAGGATCACCGGCATTGGGCAAAGGAAAAACGGACATCAAACCACACTATGCGGTAAATGGACTCGTGATGAACGGAATCAGCTATACCTCTCCGGCAGCAGCCAGCTATATCGGTGCTTTTGGAACCAACTAATCAATTTTAACCAACTATAAAGAATTTTTTAATGAATAAACCTACATTAACCCTTGGTCTTTCCGCATTATTGCTGACACTAAATATCTCTTGTTCTACCGTACAAAAAGATTCTTCAGCCGTAAAACCCTTATATACTTCAGATCCGGTACAGTTTGATTCTGATGATCCTGCGATCTGGGTAAACCCTTCTGATCCTGCCCAATCTTTGGTAATTGGCACCGACAAAGATGAAAATGGCGGCCTATATGTTTACGACCTTAAAGGAAAAGCGATCAAAGAAAAGACGGTCAAAGGTTTGAAAAGACCCAACAACGTAGACATCGCTTATGGCCTGCTGCTCGGCGGCAAAAAGGTAGACATCGCAGTGGCCACTGAAAGAATGACGCATCAACTTCGCATCTTTTCCTTACCAGACATGAAACCTATCGATAATGGAGGAATACCGGTTTTCGAAGGAGAAGAAAAAGAGATGCACAGAGACTTGATGGGCATTGCCCTATACACAACGCCAAAAGGAGAAATTTACGCCATTGTAGGCCGTAAAACAGGTCCTGCTGATGGTTATTTATGGCAATACCTGCTGGAGGACGATGGCACAGGCAAATTGAAGGCCAGCCTGAAAAGAAAGTTCGGTAAATACAGCGGAAAGAAAGAAATCGAATCGATTGCAGTAGACAATGAGCTGGGTTATATCTATTACTCCGATGAGCAGTTTGGGGTAAGAAAATATTATGCAGATCCTGCCAAAGGAAATGAAGAACTTGCGCTATTTGCAAAAACAGGATTCAAAGAGGACAATGAAGGAATCAGCATTTATAAAACATCCCCTACTACTGGTTATATCCTCGTATCCGATCAGGCGGCAAATCATTTCCAGGTCTTTAACCGCGAAGGAAAGTCCGGTCCTCATGACCATGTTTTACTGACCAGTATTCCCGTTTCTACCAACAACAGTGATGGTTCCGACATTTATTCAGGCCCACTAAACGGAGACTTTAAACATGGGTTATTTGTGGCCATGAGCGATGATAAGACTTTCCAGTTTTACCGTTGGGAAGACCTTGCAGGGAAACAGTTATCCATCAACAAATAGTTATTTTTTTCTAAGGGCTTCTGCTTTTTTCCGCAGGAGCCTTCTTTTTTCTCTCCTGGCCTGTCTGGCTTCTCTATCGATCTTCATTTGTCCAAAACGGGCAATTTGTGTTTTGATCTTTTGCTGTTTCGCTTCAGTTACGCCGACACTATGTTTGATTCCCTGTAAAAGGCTTCTCCAGATAAACTGGAAGAAGGAACCGTTCGTTTTACGGACTTCATGAATTGGTGCGGTAATCAGGATGCCACTGCTGTCGGGATTATTGGGATTAAGAATTATCGCATTGGCCAGAAAAGACATCCAGCCTTGTCGCACCAAACGATTCTCTCCTTCTTCTCTTTTCAGCAGATTTACCGAAAGGTCGTTGTATTGGAATTTCATCATCCCGCTGGCCTTCTGGTCATTGGCATCAATCAGAAACTCGAGTTTCTTCACTGTTCCGCTTTTCACTTCTATCATTCCCAATGGCTTCGTGATTCGGTTTAGCGATCGTCCTTCCATGGCACCCAGAACCCCGGAATAGGAAAAGGCACCATCTTTGGCATTCAGATCGAATTTAAAGTTCACATCCAACTTCCCCTTTCCCATCAGATAGCTCGTTAAACCAGCCGTCATAAATGGGTTTATAGATTTGTACTTCGGGGTATTCGTCACATTGCTAAAACTCCCCGATGTATTTTCAAAGCTAATCGTTCCCTTCTGTCTGCTATCGCGGTCAAATTCAGAATAACTGATATTTACATTGCTCAGGTTAAGTTTACTGATGTTCAGCTTTGCTTCTATCTTTTGCAGCAGCTGATGGGGATACCTTCCAATTTTTTCCGTATTCTTTTTGGCGAGGGAGTTGTTATTGAATACCGCAACGGAGCCATTGGCAATGTTCATTTCTTTGGCAGAAAGCTCCTGTTTAAGAATATACAAAGGCAGATTGATGCCGTCCAGACTAATATCGCTCATTTGAATCTCATACCTGTCTTTCGCATAACCGAGCACCTGACCAAACTTCATCTCATCGTATCTGGGGATCAGGCTAAAGCTTTTAATGTTCAGTTTGCCGGAAGCGGCAGAGAAATCCAGTTGATTCAGGTTGAGGTGGTACAGGCTATCCGGTGTAGCAAAAGTATAATTGTTTAAATTGATCTTCACCTCCTTCAATAAGTACAAGCGGCTTTTGTCTGTTGCAGAATGAGGATCGATCAGGTAATCTTTCAGCGTAATGTTCAGATTTTTCACGGAATCCATTTCCGGTTTTGCCTTGTTATTGTTGATGTATTTAAACCTGATGTTGTTAAAATCGATGGCATGAATCCTGAATTCTTTCAGATAGCCAGAGATATAATCGTAGGGACTTTGGTTGGGACGTGGCGGCTTATCCTCATTGAAGTCGAACTGTTTATTGATCATGACCACATTTGGATTGTCCAGGCGAAGCTGACTGATATCTAGTTTGCGGTGTCTAAGGAACCGGAAGAGGTGAAAATTTCTGATTCCCAATTTCTCCAGTTCCACATAATAGATGTTATTGGGCGCTTTTTTTAAAGCGATCAGTTTTTTGAAAACCTGCGTATCGGGGATGACTTTCACTTCCGTTAAAGAAGCGTTTGCAGTGAGCAGATTAATCCGGATGGAAGAAAATTCTATATGGTACAGGCTGTCCGTAGACCTTAAAACCAGCTCTTTGATCTGTGCCTTTATTAAGGGTTTGAACTTATTGGCAAAATACCTTGAGGTCAGGCTGATGCCCAGTACCAATATTAGTATAATGCCCCCTGTCCATACCAGTATCTTCTTTCTTTTTCTGGATTTTTCAATCATAGGCCTTACGCTGAATATCCTAAGATACTTTTTTTTCGGGCTTCTTTTCCTTTCGCGCTATACTTTTCTCCTTACGTTCCTTTTTCTTATCCCTGATCGCTTCCATTGCTTTTTCCGGAGTTTTTACCGGAACAATGCCAAGGCCAGCTGTTTCGCGCATGCCCACAAACACCCCTTTCCAGAGCAGGTTAAAAAAGGAGGCGGCCGGAGAACGCTGAAAAGTAACGCTGGCCGTTCTTGCTGTTTCTCCCTTTGTGGGATTTGCATCTTTTACGAGCAGATTATTGGCCAGGAAAGACAACAGTCCTTTTTTCTTAGGCGCTTCCCCATTTTTTCCCTCTTTGAGCAATTTTAGCTTCAAATCAGTATAATAAAAATGAACTTTACCAGAAGAGCCATTGCGGTTTGCGCTAAAATTGAAGTCCACTTTCTGCATATTGCCGCTTTCAATTTCGATCAGTCCCAATGGAACGGATACCGGGTTCAGGGCTTTCAAATCCAAGGGCCCTGTAGCACCGGAATAGCTGAACGCGCCGTTTTTGTCGGTCAGGTTAAAATCTATCCGAAGATTAATTTTAGTCTTTTTCATCACTAAAGCATTCAGATTGGCGATGGCATGATTGCTTTTAACCAGGCTTGAGGAGTCGGTGGTAACGTTGCGTATTGTTCCATTCAGGTTTTGAAAATAAACCGTTCCTCTCTTTTGACTAATGGGGTTGTACTCGGTGTAGGCGAGATCGATATTATCGAGTTTTACTGTATCTATAGTCGCAGGCAGGGTGAGTTTTTTCAGGGCCATGTGCGGGAAATTCGCGCCTTTATCCAGGCCCGGGACTGCCGGCATCTCCCGGTTTAAAAATATGCCCACTTTAGACGGGCCGATGGTCAATGCTTTCGCATGAAACGCTTCCTCTTCATTTAAGCGCAGAAAATCTACTCCAGAAAAGCGGATCTCGCTAAAGTTCAGATCATAGCGGTCTTTTCCATATTTGAACATCCGGCTAAAGGCCAGATCAGGATGCAAAGGGATCATTTTGAGTCCCTTGATCCGGATGGTCTTTCCAGTTGCAGAACCCGAAATGGTATCTGCTTTCATCAGGTACATTTTATCTTTAGACTGGTATCCCGTCAATTCAAAACCAATATCTTTAGTATGATAAAAACGGGTGGTATCAAATTGTGACAGAGAATCAATCAGCAAATCTTTCACATTCAGGTTTAGTTTCCTGATTCTGTTTAAAGTTTTCGAGGTTTCTCCTTTTACATAATCAAAATCCGCATTTACGATTCTGATGGCATTGACCTGGATGGATTTTATTCTCCTCGGCAGGAGTTGATATAGGCTGAGGTCTGGCTTCAGGCTGTCTTTTCTTTTGCGGACCTTATAGTGGATCATATTAATGGAAGGCTGATCCAGCACAATACTTTTGATATTGACCTTTTTATTAAAATAAGCATTTAACAGTCCAACATGATTGATTTGCAGCTTTTTGACTTTAACCTGAAACAAGTTTGCCGGTGCCAATCCAGCCATTTTCAACATAGAAAACACCGTGGTGTCCGGAGTCAACACTGCCTCATCTATGGAGGCTGTACCCGTCAGTACATTTAAATGAATGTCTTTAAAATTGAGGGTATATAAGCCTTGAGAGCTATTTACAACCACTTTTTTTATTTTTTCAGAAAGAATCGGTTTCCATTTATGGTAAAGGTAAAGTCCTGATCCAATCCCAATAAGGAGAAGGGTCGCCAAAATTCCACCGACCCATTTCCACCAATTTCTTTTTACTGATTTTTCTTGTGCCATAAGCTCCTGATTGTAATAACGACCTGCAATATCAGGGCCACAAATCAGGGTGCATTACAATGCGCTTGCCTTATACCTCCGGGTATCGACGTCTATCGCATAGAAATAACCCTGCACATTTCCAGATATATTCCCCGTAGCATTGACCGGAACACTGGAAAAAAGGCCACTCCAATCGGTCTCCATAAACACATCATAGAGGTATTTGGCATAACGCTCCGAAAGCGACAGCTTGACGATCGTGATGTAATCCTCTTTGTTCAGGCTAAAAGTTCTTTTTAAATTATTGAGTGGATAAAGCGAATTCGGAGAGCCTAGAAAATGGGTATAACTGTAATATTTGGACTGGTCAAATTTACCGGGATTCCATACCGGGAGATCCAGATAAGAAATCATCCATTTATTAGGATTCAAATAGCCGAAGGTATGTTTAGGAATCGTTCCGCTATACTTTCCGTCGGCGGTCATTTTTGTCGACAACGGCAGGAAATCATCCACGATATTAACCACTTGCCTTAAGGTATCCACGGCAGTATACGATTTGTTGTTGTATTCGATAGTCAAGGTATATGCTCCATTATAATTGGGTTCATTTACCGCCGTCCCTGTATACACTCCCTTTACTGAGGATTCGTTGAATATGATGTCGGATTTCCCATCATTTATTCTGACTATTGCTTTTGAAATGGGTGTAGGATTCTGACCAGGGCTCATGGCTGGCTTGGAAAGCCTGATAGACTGGGTGGTGATCCGGGTATTAAAACCTCCTTCCACAGACAGATCATATTGACGTTTTGGAGTAAGGAACCGATCGTCCAGAGATTTTTTGCATCCTGAAAATCCAAGGATAAGAAGTACCATTAACAGCAGATAGTTCTTCATATTAAATCTTAAAACTGTAAGCGATCCATGGATAAAAACCGAAACCGTATTCAATACTACTCTTTTTTGTTTCAAATGAAGAAGAATTCAAGTGATAATACAATGGATTTTTCCGGTTGTACAAGTTATAGGTACCTATAGAGATGGTACTGGAAATGTGGCGTTTTCCAAATAATCTGGTTTGAAACTGGTATTGGGCGGAGAGGTCCAGGCGACTAAAATCGGGAAACCTGGAGGTATTTCTTTCCTCAAAAATCGGCACATTTAAACCATCATGCTGATAGTAACCAACGGGCAGGGTCAGTGGTCTTCCAGTAGAATAGATAAAAAATCCCTGGAAGGACAGTTGTTTAGTCAGGTCATATCTGGCCGTTATTTTCAATTCGTGCGGGATGTCATAATTTGCGGGAAACCTATTGCCGAAGTTAATGTCGGCGATCTTCCGAAATACCCTGGAATAGCTGTAAGCAATCGTTCCACTAAGCTTTCCTTCTGTTTTGGTCAGTTCGATCTCCAGTCCATACGCATTTG comes from the Pedobacter sp. FW305-3-2-15-E-R2A2 genome and includes:
- a CDS encoding phytase, which codes for MNKPTLTLGLSALLLTLNISCSTVQKDSSAVKPLYTSDPVQFDSDDPAIWVNPSDPAQSLVIGTDKDENGGLYVYDLKGKAIKEKTVKGLKRPNNVDIAYGLLLGGKKVDIAVATERMTHQLRIFSLPDMKPIDNGGIPVFEGEEKEMHRDLMGIALYTTPKGEIYAIVGRKTGPADGYLWQYLLEDDGTGKLKASLKRKFGKYSGKKEIESIAVDNELGYIYYSDEQFGVRKYYADPAKGNEELALFAKTGFKEDNEGISIYKTSPTTGYILVSDQAANHFQVFNREGKSGPHDHVLLTSIPVSTNNSDGSDIYSGPLNGDFKHGLFVAMSDDKTFQFYRWEDLAGKQLSINK
- a CDS encoding right-handed parallel beta-helix repeat-containing protein; this encodes MKATQLFICLALTAALFAGCKKANSDVDPDTGNGTISGEASGVWKKGSTQLIKGDIIIPEGQSLTIEEGVTVLMDTLAKPEIIVKGNLYAQGTSEFPIRFTVAEGARTKEFGRLWGGILAAPSCQELLLDHTIIEYAGATTSDASTSVKQNLYKGKAGENLPALWFANVNGKLVVTNSIFRNLQEDCTYIDGGKIIFSNNKFYTTGVSGGEAINLKSGCVADVAYNLIYSANTNALKLSNSGDRTPQAYVMVYNNTMVNTGWRRPTAKGGSIWVEATVRVEVFNNLFANTRFGIKRDTKKAEDKRSLFGNNLYYGNSQVTVDQFQPSADIIAGTNDIIGKTAGLNDPKFVNYPLTTLVNNATFTPAWDFHLQAGSPALGKGKTDIKPHYAVNGLVMNGISYTSPAAASYIGAFGTN